GGTGTCGCGGTGTCTGATCTATCGCGACCTCGCGAGGGTGTCGATCCAGCACTGCTTACCGACGACGCGCTCGGTCTGATCAACCGCGACGATGTCGATATCGTCGTCGAGGTCATCGGCGGCATCGAGTACCCGCGCGAGCTAGTTCTCGCAGCTTTGAAGGCGGGCAAGTCCGTTGTCACCGCGAACAAGGCCCTCGTTGCGGCGCACGCTGGTGAACTGGCTGATGCTGCGAACGAAGCAGGCGTTGACCTCTACTACGAGGCGGCAGTTGCAGCGGCGATCCCAGTCGTCGGCATGCTGCGCCGTTCCCTGGCGGGCGACCAGATTCAGCGCATTTCCGGCATCGTCAACGGCACCACCAACTTCATTTTGGATGCGATGACCTCTACCGGTGCTTCTTACGACGACGCGTTGGCCGAGGCTACACGTTTGGGCTACGCGGAAGCCGATCCAACTGCTGACGTCGAAGGTCACGACGCTGCGTCTAAGGCCGCAATTCTCGCCTCCCTAGGCTTTCATACCCGCGTGAGCTTCGACGACGTGTACTGCGAAGGCATTTCCAAGATCACTGCAGAAGACATCGAAGCAGCAAAGGAAGCCGGCTACACCATCAAGCTCCTGGCTATCTGCGAGAAGCTTGTCGACGAAGAGGGCAACAAATCCGTGAACGCTCGCGTGCACCCAACGCTGGTTCCCAACGAACACCCGCTGGCCACCGTTGATAAGTCCTACAACGCCATCTTCGTTGAGGCCGAAGCGGCTGGTCGCCTGATGTTTTACGGCAACGGCGCCGGTGGCGCACCGACGGCCTCTGCTGTGTGTGGCGACCTGATTGGTGCAGCGCGCAACAAGATCCATGGCGGCCGCGCACCGGGAGACAACCCATACGCGAACCAGCCGATCGCAGACTTTGGCGAAGTTCCAACGCGCTACCACATCGATATGCGTGTGGAAGACCGCACTGGTGTCCTTGCTGACCTTGCAAACCGCTTTGCTAATGCGGGTATTTCTCTGCGCACCGTTCGCCAGGAGGAAGACGCTGAGAATGAGGCTCGTCTGATCGTCGTCACGCACGAGGCACTGGAGAAGGATCTCCGCGCGATGGTAGAAGAACTCGCAGCTCTGCCAAACGTCAAGGAAGTTAAGTCGGTAATCCGACTGGATTCCTAATTACTTTGCCCTACGAAGGATAGATTTCCGTGACCATTGAACTTGAAGTTGGACTGAAAGCAACCGTTACAGTGCCGGGGTCATCGGCAAACTTGGGCCCAGGGTTTGACACCCTTGGCCTAGCGGTAGGCATTTATGACACCATCGAGGTCGAGGTCACCGAATCTGGTCTTGCGGTCGAGATCTTCGGCGAGGGTGCCGAGGACTTGCCTCGAAACTCTAGCCACCTCGTGGTTAAGGCGATCCGGTCGGGACTGAGTGCAGCCGATGCGGAAGCCCCCGGGCTGAAAGTCACCTGCCACAACAACATTCCGCAGTCTCGCGGGCTGGGTTCTTCTGCCGCAGCGGCTGTTTCCGGTGTTGTCGCAGCGAACGCCTTGGCGGGCAACCCGCTGGATACAAAGACTGTTGTACAGTTGGCCTCCGCATTCGAGGGGCACCCAGACAATGCTGCGGCGTCCGTGTTGGGTGACGCTGTTGTGTCGTGGACCGAGATCCCTGTAGACGGCATTTCTCAGCCGGAGTACCGTGCGGTCACGGTGCCGGTCCATGAGTCGATCAAGGCTACTGCGCTGGTGCCAAACTTCCATGCATCGACCATGGCTGTGCGCCGCGTCCTGCCCGAAAACGTCACGCACATGGATGCGCGCTTCAATGTATCGCGCGCGGCGGTTATGACGGTCGCCCTGCAGCACCATCCCGAACTCCTGTGGGAAGGCACCCGAGATCGCCTCCACCAGCCATACCGCTCCGACGTGTTGCCAGTGACCGCAGAGTGGGTTAATCGCCTGCGCAATCGCGGTTATGCCGCTTATCTTTCGGGGGCCGGCCCAACAGTCATGGTGCTGTCGACCACACCAATCGATGAGGCAATTTTGGATTCTGCTCGTGAATCGGGCCTGCGAGTTTTGGAACTAGAGATCGCTGGTCCAGTGACCGCTGAGGTTTCTAGGGTTTAGACGCCGGGATGGATTGCTCCTGAGAAATCCGGACCACACACTGGTTCTCAGGTGTAAAAGGCAAAAGCGTCAAACTCATTTTGTTCGCCTGGCTGCACTGCGACTGACACGCGGTTTCGATGAAGCTTTCATGAACGGCGCAGACAAACGCTGACGGTTTTACGCCTGCCTCAGCGACAAAAGGACATGCATTGAGAGCGAGGTCGACATCCTCGTCGGTTGCTGCCTTCTTTTTTACTTCGGGGTCAAATCCCATTCCGCGTAGCTGATTTTGCAGGCGGGCGACTACTTCCTCGGGAGGAATCTGGCCGGATTCGCTGTGCAAAGAATTCAACGCCCAAGCACGACCAATCGCGTAAGCCTTCTCCTGCGCAACCTCGGGCAAATTCTCGCCCTCGATGTGTTCGGCTAGGAGTTCGATTAAATGGATGTACTCATCTGCGATAGCAGTGTGATCGGGAACGGTGACATGAAAGATCAAGCTCGGTCTTCCGCGGCCCGCAGCCGGCGCGGTGGTGGCGCGCACTGCACCTTTTTCAATCAACTCTTCAAGGTGCCCCCGCACAGTGTTGACATGCATACCCAGCGACTTTGCAATGTCTGTGGTCTTGGCGCCCAGAGGAAAAGATTGGATTGCCTCAAGGACCTCGGTTTGTTTCGCGCTAAGTTGCAGCTCGCGCGGAAAAAGCTCCGAGGCAGGACGTGGAGTATTTGCGCGAGACATAACCTACCTGACCTTTCAATCCGAGGAATCTTCTACGCGCTGTGGGTGGACCCATATGCTCAGCGCTTTTGTCACGCATTCCACCTTTGTTCCTGGTTCAAGTTCCAGATCGAGAGCTGCGTCACGTGTTACGGGTACCGTAATGGACTGACCCACGATATCGATAATCAGGTGTACTTCAGTGGGGGAGGCCTCAACACTGAGAATAGTGCCCGGCCAGATATTGCGTGCTGACTGCTGTTTAGTTTTGTCTATCGTTGTGTTGTCTTCGAGACGGATCGTCGTCGCGGTGGGGAGGAACGTGACCACCGCCGGAGAGCCAATTGTGACTTCCTCGATGTCGAGCTCAGCATCGGGAACCACACCCGACACGCTTACCCCGTCTACATCAACCCGAATCGTACCATTCTTAGAACCTGTAATGACACCTTTCAGACGGTTAAGCCCTGAGATTCGCGCCATAAAGGAGTTTGTCGGTTGTTGCAGTTCGGTAGCAGTAGGCCCAGATGAAACGTTCGCGCCTTTCTCCATGACGACAAGGTGCTCAGAGATACCTGTGATGTCCAGCGGGTTGTGCGTGACTAGCACCGTTGTACGTTGTGGCCCAATGGCACGCAGGACTCGTCGCCAAGCACGGGCGGATTTTATATCGACGGCAGCTAGTGGTTCGTCGAGAAGCAGCACCGAAGGCCGCGCTGCCAGCGCACGGACCAAGGCGACTTGGGCCGCTTGACCGCCGGAAAGCGCAGGAATGGGCACGTCCTCAAAGCTCGCCAATCCCGCCGCCCCGAGGAGCTGCTTGGCGCGTTCTTCGTCATCTGTGACCATTTCTATTGCACCCAACACGGTGGTGGTGTGTGGCAGCCCTGGCTGTTGCGTCAGAATCACCACGCCGCGTTTGTGGGCGGGTACAGGTCGCATGCCTGGCTTATCGACGATCCGGTCGCCGAGTTTGACTTCAGCACCTCGGACACGACCGGCGATCAGATTAAGCAATGTGGTCTTGCCCGAGCCGTTCTCGCCGACAACTGCGGTTAACCGGTCAGCTGGGATGTGTACGCCGTCAACGTCAATGGAGACTCCTGTTGTTTCTGGCGTGGTCAGTTTCTTGAGCAGATCGGTGTTGATCTTGTCGGTGCTGCGGGCGACTGGTTGGTGCTGCTTTACAAGCAACGTCGGAAGAGTGGACAGAAGCAATGTGCCCAGGGCGAGGAAGATGAGCAGAACCGCGAGACCATAAGCGGTGTCTTGATCAGTTTCACGTGCCAGGTAAATGCCTAGTGACATGGTGCGGGTGACTCCGGGCATGGAACCTGCGAAGGTGAGTGTGGTGCCAAATTCGCCAAGTGATCGCGAAAACGCCAATCCTGCGGCTGTCGCGATCGAGGGCGCGATGGCAGGCAAAACGATGCGTCGGACGATCTTGCCAGGCGGGAAACCGATGCCAGACGCGGATGAGGGGATTTCAGGGTCGATGTTGCGGAGTGCGGAATCGATCGTGACAACGACAAATGGCAGCGAAACAAACGTATGAGCGGCCACAACTCCAGCAAACGCGAAGGCAAATTGGATGTTTGTCGCATCGAGAAGCGGGGAGAGTAAACCGTGGCGGCCGATCAGGGCCGTAAGTGCGAGTCCGCCAACTACGGGCGGCATGGCTAGCGGCAAAAAGACCAGGATTCGGATTAGATCGCTGCCTCGATGCAGGTGCTGTATCCAGATCGCCAGAGGAAGGCCCAAGGTCAAAGTGATGAGCGTCGAAAGAACGGCGGAACACACGGTGACGGTGAGTAAGTCATGAGTTTGGGGATCCGAGACAATGCTAGGCAGCTTCGCCCACGGGGCTCGGTTTGCCAAAGCAAAGACGGGGCCAAGGATCCACGCAACCGCCAAAAACCCGAGCGCCACGGTGAGTTTGGGCGGCGCAGGGGTTAATCGTCTTAAAGTACTTGCCATTAATTACTCGGTGTAAATCCGTATTTAGTCCATACCTGAGCCATTTCGGCACCGGTGAGCACATCCATCAG
The Corynebacterium breve genome window above contains:
- the thrB gene encoding homoserine kinase, with translation MTIELEVGLKATVTVPGSSANLGPGFDTLGLAVGIYDTIEVEVTESGLAVEIFGEGAEDLPRNSSHLVVKAIRSGLSAADAEAPGLKVTCHNNIPQSRGLGSSAAAAVSGVVAANALAGNPLDTKTVVQLASAFEGHPDNAAASVLGDAVVSWTEIPVDGISQPEYRAVTVPVHESIKATALVPNFHASTMAVRRVLPENVTHMDARFNVSRAAVMTVALQHHPELLWEGTRDRLHQPYRSDVLPVTAEWVNRLRNRGYAAYLSGAGPTVMVLSTTPIDEAILDSARESGLRVLELEIAGPVTAEVSRV
- a CDS encoding homoserine dehydrogenase, with the protein product MTTTSFNQGKGLGQPVGVAVLGMGTVGTEVLRLIAENPNAYANRIGGPIEIRGVAVSDLSRPREGVDPALLTDDALGLINRDDVDIVVEVIGGIEYPRELVLAALKAGKSVVTANKALVAAHAGELADAANEAGVDLYYEAAVAAAIPVVGMLRRSLAGDQIQRISGIVNGTTNFILDAMTSTGASYDDALAEATRLGYAEADPTADVEGHDAASKAAILASLGFHTRVSFDDVYCEGISKITAEDIEAAKEAGYTIKLLAICEKLVDEEGNKSVNARVHPTLVPNEHPLATVDKSYNAIFVEAEAAGRLMFYGNGAGGAPTASAVCGDLIGAARNKIHGGRAPGDNPYANQPIADFGEVPTRYHIDMRVEDRTGVLADLANRFANAGISLRTVRQEEDAENEARLIVVTHEALEKDLRAMVEELAALPNVKEVKSVIRLDS
- a CDS encoding helix-turn-helix transcriptional regulator encodes the protein MSRANTPRPASELFPRELQLSAKQTEVLEAIQSFPLGAKTTDIAKSLGMHVNTVRGHLEELIEKGAVRATTAPAAGRGRPSLIFHVTVPDHTAIADEYIHLIELLAEHIEGENLPEVAQEKAYAIGRAWALNSLHSESGQIPPEEVVARLQNQLRGMGFDPEVKKKAATDEDVDLALNACPFVAEAGVKPSAFVCAVHESFIETACQSQCSQANKMSLTLLPFTPENQCVVRISQEQSIPASKP
- a CDS encoding ATP-binding cassette domain-containing protein, with the protein product MASTLRRLTPAPPKLTVALGFLAVAWILGPVFALANRAPWAKLPSIVSDPQTHDLLTVTVCSAVLSTLITLTLGLPLAIWIQHLHRGSDLIRILVFLPLAMPPVVGGLALTALIGRHGLLSPLLDATNIQFAFAFAGVVAAHTFVSLPFVVVTIDSALRNIDPEIPSSASGIGFPPGKIVRRIVLPAIAPSIATAAGLAFSRSLGEFGTTLTFAGSMPGVTRTMSLGIYLARETDQDTAYGLAVLLIFLALGTLLLSTLPTLLVKQHQPVARSTDKINTDLLKKLTTPETTGVSIDVDGVHIPADRLTAVVGENGSGKTTLLNLIAGRVRGAEVKLGDRIVDKPGMRPVPAHKRGVVILTQQPGLPHTTTVLGAIEMVTDDEERAKQLLGAAGLASFEDVPIPALSGGQAAQVALVRALAARPSVLLLDEPLAAVDIKSARAWRRVLRAIGPQRTTVLVTHNPLDITGISEHLVVMEKGANVSSGPTATELQQPTNSFMARISGLNRLKGVITGSKNGTIRVDVDGVSVSGVVPDAELDIEEVTIGSPAVVTFLPTATTIRLEDNTTIDKTKQQSARNIWPGTILSVEASPTEVHLIIDIVGQSITVPVTRDAALDLELEPGTKVECVTKALSIWVHPQRVEDSSD